The proteins below are encoded in one region of Palleronia sp. LCG004:
- a CDS encoding response regulator, which translates to MVQEEVAHPYGAFPRILHVEDDAFDRAALARLLRKAFGTVVLDAVGRLSEARTLLRSVRYDSVFVDHILPDGLGTQFVQDVVDQGLCPGSRMTLLTGLADIADHGRARDLRGCRVVSKNELTVELLRHPLRDDRPIRGEEP; encoded by the coding sequence ATGGTCCAGGAAGAAGTCGCCCACCCCTACGGTGCATTTCCGCGCATCCTTCACGTCGAGGACGATGCCTTCGACCGGGCCGCACTTGCCCGTCTGCTTCGCAAGGCTTTCGGCACCGTCGTTCTGGACGCCGTGGGTCGACTGTCCGAGGCTCGCACGCTGCTGAGATCGGTTCGATACGACAGCGTCTTCGTCGATCACATCCTGCCCGACGGGCTAGGGACGCAGTTCGTGCAGGACGTGGTGGACCAAGGCCTGTGCCCGGGGAGCCGCATGACGTTGCTCACGGGTCTTGCCGACATCGCGGATCATGGCCGAGCCCGCGATCTGCGCGGCTGCCGGGTGGTGTCGAAGAATGAGCTGACTGTCGAGCTTCTCAGGCACCCTCTGCGCGACGATCGCCCGATCCGCGGGGAGGAACCATGA
- a CDS encoding sensor histidine kinase has product MTDVSPEHGEFDEIVYRISHDLMASVRAIRNLPDWIQEDLDEAGIDLPEEARLSMALLKSHSHRMDRMIEGLLIYCRVGRLQKVGPIETSGAIRRIVETMSIPDRVVLNMQLTPAVMQIGQADFERLIAILVENAVRHNESTAPHLAISSTVEDEWWSLHVADNGPGIPAESREMVFKPMHKLVSRDKDEGSGMGLAIARKIVVHYGGKIDVDENAAAGGGAVFAVALPLGDRIASD; this is encoded by the coding sequence ATGACGGACGTTTCCCCGGAACACGGCGAGTTTGACGAGATCGTCTACCGCATCTCCCACGACCTCATGGCCTCGGTCCGCGCCATTCGCAATCTGCCCGACTGGATCCAGGAAGACCTGGACGAAGCCGGGATCGATCTTCCCGAGGAGGCTCGGCTCTCCATGGCGCTTCTGAAATCCCACAGCCATCGCATGGACCGCATGATCGAAGGTCTCTTGATCTATTGCCGCGTGGGGCGGCTTCAGAAGGTAGGGCCGATCGAAACCAGCGGGGCGATCCGCCGGATCGTCGAGACCATGAGTATTCCCGACCGCGTGGTTCTGAACATGCAGCTGACACCTGCGGTGATGCAGATCGGGCAAGCCGATTTCGAGCGGCTGATCGCGATCCTCGTGGAGAACGCCGTCCGGCATAACGAAAGCACCGCGCCGCATCTCGCGATCTCCTCCACCGTGGAAGACGAATGGTGGTCCCTCCACGTGGCCGACAACGGCCCCGGAATCCCGGCAGAGTCGCGCGAGATGGTGTTCAAGCCCATGCACAAGCTGGTCTCGCGTGACAAGGACGAGGGCAGCGGCATGGGCCTTGCGATCGCGCGCAAGATCGTCGTGCATTACGGGGGAAAGATCGACGTCGACGAGAATGCCGCGGCAGGGGGCGGAGCGGTTTTCGCAGTCGCCCTGCCGCTCGGCGACCGAATTGCGTCGGACTAG
- a CDS encoding response regulator: MRLSDIGSRLKRLLTGSGSSRQTVAMGAYLNAIASDALYDLLKSQGYTALALEPAEDQATPGRPLTCVIVEDSAFDRMHLRRLLRSANSGMTILEFETIATARAYLATGPADIVLLDHLLPDGVGMDLAHELIKDIRLRGAGIAMITGAPVDSADGEVPVLAKADLSAASLSGVVAKARTGRSQGGGEAGSLSLPEEAVEILERLIVNLDAGRQALEQGDHEVAHNRYRKSVEDVLALKKHVPTVPDA, translated from the coding sequence ATGAGACTGAGCGACATCGGATCCCGACTGAAGCGCCTGCTGACCGGATCGGGATCCTCCCGACAGACCGTCGCCATGGGTGCCTATCTCAATGCGATCGCGAGTGACGCGCTCTATGACCTCCTGAAATCCCAGGGCTATACAGCTCTCGCCCTGGAGCCGGCGGAGGATCAGGCCACGCCCGGTCGCCCGCTGACCTGCGTGATCGTCGAGGACAGCGCCTTCGACCGCATGCATCTGCGTCGGCTTTTGAGATCGGCGAACAGCGGCATGACGATCCTCGAGTTCGAAACGATCGCAACTGCCCGTGCCTACCTCGCCACCGGGCCAGCCGATATCGTCCTGCTCGACCACCTGCTGCCCGACGGGGTGGGGATGGATCTGGCCCACGAGCTGATCAAGGACATCCGCCTGCGCGGCGCGGGCATCGCCATGATCACCGGGGCCCCGGTCGACAGCGCCGATGGCGAGGTACCTGTGCTGGCCAAGGCCGATCTCTCGGCCGCCTCCCTATCCGGGGTGGTCGCCAAGGCGCGTACCGGTCGAAGCCAGGGCGGGGGTGAGGCTGGGTCTCTTTCCCTGCCTGAAGAGGCCGTCGAGATCCTGGAGCGACTGATCGTGAACCTGGACGCGGGACGGCAAGCCTTGGAACAGGGCGATCACGAGGTCGCACACAACCGCTACAGAAAATCTGTCGAAGATGTTCTGGCGTTGAAAAAGCATGTCCCAACCGTGCCCGATGCCTGA
- a CDS encoding esterase-like activity of phytase family protein, with protein MDCRALTISSAFICLAAPVLAEEMNFNRIASFRVADNLPDSENTSAEIIDVTEDGMTLVYTDSPGGSIGFIDITEPANPSAAGVFMPEGEPTSVAVIGGHALAGVNTSESYTDPSGYLVEIDVASREEIGRCELPGQPDSVGIAPDGSFLAVAIENERDEDLGDGRVGQLPAGSVFMVDLDDDGLIECDTARVADVTGLADIAPEDPEPEFVSINGENEVVVTLQENNHIVVLSSDGEVIDHFSAGKVTLENVDTAEEGALVFQDTITVAREPDSITWIDDTHFAMANEGDMDGGSRGWTIFSQDGEVVYDAGMSFENAIIEVGHYPEGRSGNKGVEPESVTFDVFDGTPFVFVGAERASIVGVYDITDPANPELRQLLPSGIGPEGYVTIPERNLLISANETDDAGARAHVMIFEYQEAAAVYPHLTSAGMDELTGWGAISGQVMAADGTIYAVSDSFYGMQPTIFHIDVSEAPARIVDAIRVTREGAPAQLMDMEGIALDGEGGFWIASEGRSDRLVPHAIYHVGGDGAIEDYITLPEALSAVEVRYGFEGITRVDDMLYVAVQREWRDDPENHAKVLGYNLETEEWSVIHYPLTEPTTGWVGLSEIVAHGDHVYFVERDNQHDTRAVTKVITRVPMSAMEDMVDLGETPAVLDPELVVDLLPHLRSTGGYVLDKVEGLTIAEDGTMWVSTDNDGVDDHSGETMFFSIAAE; from the coding sequence ATGGATTGCCGCGCGTTGACGATATCGTCGGCCTTCATCTGTCTTGCCGCGCCGGTTTTGGCTGAGGAGATGAATTTCAACCGGATTGCGTCCTTCCGCGTCGCCGACAATCTGCCCGACTCCGAGAACACCTCGGCGGAGATCATCGACGTGACCGAAGACGGCATGACGTTGGTCTATACCGATAGCCCCGGCGGCTCGATCGGTTTCATCGACATCACCGAACCGGCGAACCCGAGCGCCGCGGGTGTGTTCATGCCCGAAGGTGAACCGACGTCGGTCGCCGTGATCGGCGGCCATGCGCTGGCGGGCGTGAACACCTCGGAAAGCTATACCGATCCGTCGGGCTACCTCGTCGAGATCGATGTGGCGAGCCGAGAGGAGATCGGCCGCTGCGAACTGCCCGGTCAGCCCGATAGCGTCGGCATCGCGCCCGACGGCTCGTTTCTGGCGGTGGCCATCGAGAACGAGCGTGACGAAGATCTCGGCGACGGCCGCGTCGGCCAGTTGCCCGCGGGATCGGTCTTCATGGTCGATCTGGACGATGATGGTCTGATCGAGTGCGACACTGCCCGCGTGGCGGACGTCACCGGGCTTGCCGATATCGCGCCCGAAGACCCCGAGCCCGAGTTCGTCTCGATCAACGGCGAGAACGAGGTCGTGGTGACGCTGCAGGAGAATAACCACATCGTCGTGCTATCGTCGGATGGCGAGGTCATCGACCATTTCTCGGCAGGTAAAGTGACGCTGGAGAACGTGGACACCGCCGAAGAGGGTGCGTTGGTCTTCCAGGACACGATCACCGTCGCGCGCGAGCCCGACAGCATCACCTGGATCGACGACACGCATTTCGCGATGGCCAATGAAGGCGACATGGATGGCGGATCGCGCGGCTGGACGATCTTCAGCCAGGATGGCGAGGTCGTCTACGATGCGGGCATGTCCTTCGAGAACGCCATCATCGAGGTCGGTCATTACCCGGAAGGGCGGTCCGGCAACAAGGGCGTCGAACCCGAGAGCGTCACGTTCGACGTGTTCGACGGCACGCCTTTCGTGTTCGTGGGTGCCGAGCGCGCCTCGATCGTGGGTGTCTACGACATCACCGATCCGGCCAATCCCGAACTCAGGCAGCTGCTTCCCTCGGGCATCGGCCCGGAAGGCTATGTGACGATCCCCGAGCGCAATCTTCTGATCTCGGCCAACGAGACCGACGATGCCGGCGCGCGCGCCCATGTCATGATCTTTGAATATCAGGAAGCTGCGGCGGTCTATCCGCATCTCACGTCCGCGGGCATGGACGAGCTGACCGGCTGGGGCGCAATCTCGGGTCAGGTAATGGCCGCGGACGGCACCATCTACGCGGTCTCCGATAGCTTCTACGGCATGCAGCCGACGATCTTCCACATCGATGTCAGCGAGGCACCGGCGCGAATCGTGGACGCAATCCGCGTCACGCGCGAGGGCGCGCCGGCGCAGTTGATGGATATGGAAGGCATCGCGCTGGATGGCGAGGGTGGCTTCTGGATCGCCTCCGAAGGACGCTCGGATCGCCTGGTGCCGCATGCGATCTATCATGTCGGCGGGGACGGCGCGATCGAGGACTACATCACGCTTCCGGAGGCATTGTCGGCCGTCGAGGTCCGGTACGGTTTCGAGGGCATCACCCGCGTGGACGACATGCTCTATGTCGCCGTGCAACGCGAATGGCGCGACGATCCTGAAAACCACGCCAAGGTTCTGGGTTACAATCTCGAGACCGAGGAATGGTCGGTGATCCACTACCCGCTGACCGAGCCCACAACCGGCTGGGTCGGCTTGTCGGAGATCGTGGCGCACGGGGATCACGTGTACTTCGTCGAGCGCGACAACCAGCACGACACGCGCGCCGTGACCAAGGTCATCACCCGGGTACCGATGTCGGCGATGGAGGATATGGTCGACCTGGGCGAGACGCCCGCCGTGCTGGATCCGGAGCTGGTCGTGGACCTGCTACCGCACCTGCGATCGACGGGCGGATACGTACTCGACAAAGTCGAAGGTCTTACCATCGCCGAAGACGGCACGATGTGGGTCTCGACCGACAATGACGGTGTCGACGACCATTCGGGCGAGACCATGTTCTTCTCGATCGCCGCAGAATAG
- a CDS encoding VPLPA-CTERM sorting domain-containing protein: MKSLAIALIISAAAATAGSAKTLTYDFAGNGRTAFGFSFASEGVTIDVTGLSYHAGSYRQERLTQWDHGFGMSSYWGDSHLIDGYGKQEFVVLSFSEKVDRIDSLTFDYVDLHDSFCLYGLDADNNAVRLKSTQISDRKSGKVTYLFEEDYAGSYFGVGALGEKDAFKLRGLTATIEDAPSPVPLPAALPLLAAGLGGLGAVSRRKRRST; encoded by the coding sequence GTGAAGAGCCTCGCGATCGCCCTCATCATTTCTGCCGCTGCCGCCACCGCCGGGTCCGCCAAGACGCTGACCTACGACTTCGCCGGGAACGGCCGGACGGCGTTCGGCTTCTCCTTCGCCTCCGAGGGCGTCACCATCGATGTCACCGGCCTGTCCTACCACGCCGGCAGCTATCGGCAGGAACGCCTGACGCAGTGGGATCACGGGTTCGGAATGTCGAGCTATTGGGGCGACAGCCACTTGATCGACGGCTACGGGAAACAGGAATTCGTCGTTTTGTCCTTCTCGGAAAAGGTCGACCGCATCGACTCACTGACCTTCGACTATGTCGATCTCCATGACAGCTTTTGCCTTTATGGCCTCGACGCCGACAACAATGCCGTCCGGCTTAAGTCCACGCAGATCTCCGACCGCAAGAGCGGCAAGGTCACCTATCTGTTCGAGGAGGATTATGCGGGCAGCTATTTTGGGGTGGGCGCGCTTGGCGAAAAGGACGCCTTCAAGCTGCGCGGCTTGACCGCGACCATCGAAGACGCACCTTCGCCGGTCCCGCTCCCGGCCGCATTGCCGTTGCTCGCGGCGGGCCTCGGCGGGCTGGGAGCCGTCTCGCGCCGCAAGCGTCGTTCCACCTGA
- a CDS encoding cation transporter — protein MADQIKRIEARSLTLAMWGNLVMAAMGLGAGLWSNSGAVLLDGLFSLIGFFAALVGRRVGLRSDTPPDRDRPFGYAAEEAIFSTFRALSLLGLILFAVANALRTIFNTLSGVPAEPLLYGPMIGYFILIGVVCALLWVSHFLAWRRTGRQSAILRLEMKAAFFDGLITVSAGAGLAAIYVLRDGALAGIAPIGDSLIVLLLCLAAAVVYLGDFRGGLRELASASALPKHVATARRALRPAIAEDGGTLRDLSVVKLGRTFLLTAYYDPGRPLIAREVDALNLRLIRDARAALPGADVLLLVTEHPRRWPDELDPYG, from the coding sequence GTGGCAGATCAGATTAAACGCATTGAGGCGCGGTCTCTGACACTCGCGATGTGGGGCAACCTCGTCATGGCTGCAATGGGTCTTGGTGCAGGACTGTGGTCGAATTCCGGCGCAGTGCTGCTCGACGGTCTGTTCTCGCTCATCGGGTTCTTCGCGGCGCTCGTCGGTCGCAGGGTGGGTCTGCGCAGCGACACGCCGCCCGACCGCGACCGCCCCTTCGGCTATGCCGCGGAGGAGGCGATCTTTTCGACGTTCCGGGCCCTGTCGCTGCTGGGGCTGATCCTGTTCGCTGTCGCGAACGCCCTGCGCACGATCTTCAATACCCTCTCCGGGGTGCCGGCCGAGCCGCTGCTCTACGGCCCGATGATCGGCTATTTCATCCTGATCGGCGTGGTGTGCGCGCTGCTCTGGGTCAGTCACTTCCTCGCCTGGCGGCGCACGGGACGGCAAAGCGCGATCCTGCGGCTGGAGATGAAGGCGGCGTTCTTCGATGGCCTCATCACGGTGTCTGCGGGCGCGGGGCTCGCGGCGATCTACGTGCTTCGGGACGGCGCGCTTGCGGGCATCGCCCCGATCGGAGACTCGCTGATCGTCCTGCTGCTCTGCCTCGCAGCGGCTGTCGTCTATCTCGGTGACTTTCGTGGTGGACTGCGAGAGCTGGCATCGGCCAGTGCCCTTCCGAAACACGTCGCGACGGCGCGGCGGGCCCTGCGCCCGGCCATCGCCGAGGATGGCGGGACGCTGCGCGACCTGTCGGTGGTGAAACTCGGGCGGACGTTCCTTTTGACCGCCTACTACGATCCGGGCCGTCCGCTGATCGCCCGTGAGGTGGATGCCCTGAACCTCCGCCTGATCCGCGACGCCCGCGCGGCCCTCCCGGGCGCGGATGTGCTGCTGCTCGTCACCGAACACCCGCGACGATGGCCCGACGAGCTCGACCCCTACGGATGA
- a CDS encoding LysR substrate-binding domain-containing protein produces the protein MDRLPPLRLLTTFEAVARHGSAGLAAARLNVSASAVSQTVKALEDHIGTSLLDRGTRPAQLTEAGELLARAVRDGLGQIAAALEDIRALSGQDGAQLTVSCTLGMATYWLMPRLPDFYAAHPDVTVNVQAPATDLPHLSPGVDVAIRYGTGGWSEGTTVKLFDERVCPVAAPQLLESLLGKGVDLDAAPLIHVRSPHNQHWAGWEEYLRTRRIERSRLSGQTFNNYVQAAQAVLDGRGVMLGWRSIASGAVREGALRMWPDGELDLGTSYYVTGPRRPSGPALAFLEWIIGNE, from the coding sequence ATGGATCGCCTGCCCCCATTGCGCCTGCTGACCACCTTCGAGGCCGTCGCCCGGCACGGTTCGGCGGGGCTCGCCGCCGCCCGGCTCAACGTGAGCGCGTCCGCGGTAAGCCAGACCGTCAAAGCGCTCGAGGATCATATCGGCACCTCTCTCCTCGACCGCGGCACTCGTCCCGCGCAGCTGACAGAGGCGGGCGAGCTCCTCGCGCGTGCGGTACGTGACGGGCTGGGACAGATCGCGGCGGCGCTGGAGGACATCCGGGCACTCAGCGGGCAGGACGGTGCCCAGCTGACAGTGTCCTGCACATTGGGCATGGCCACCTATTGGCTGATGCCACGCCTGCCTGATTTCTACGCCGCGCACCCGGATGTGACCGTGAACGTACAAGCTCCGGCAACCGACCTGCCGCATCTGTCCCCCGGCGTCGACGTCGCCATCCGCTACGGCACCGGCGGCTGGAGCGAGGGCACGACGGTGAAGCTGTTCGACGAACGCGTCTGCCCGGTGGCGGCACCCCAACTGCTCGAAAGCCTTCTCGGGAAGGGAGTTGATCTTGATGCGGCGCCACTCATTCACGTGCGCAGCCCGCACAACCAGCATTGGGCCGGCTGGGAGGAATACCTGCGCACCCGGCGGATCGAACGCAGCCGGCTGTCGGGGCAAACGTTCAACAACTATGTGCAGGCCGCACAGGCGGTCCTGGACGGGCGCGGTGTCATGTTGGGCTGGCGCTCCATTGCCAGCGGTGCGGTCCGCGAGGGGGCGCTGCGCATGTGGCCGGACGGAGAGCTTGATCTCGGCACATCCTACTACGTGACCGGACCTCGACGACCGTCGGGGCCCGCGCTGGCTTTCCTGGAATGGATTATCGGCAATGAGTGA
- a CDS encoding TauD/TfdA family dioxygenase yields MNVMTSPAADPVLRDKGLELLLSDGKAHYFNYHWLRDNCPSSFNSSTRERSFDIFHLDTAPKAKTAEVTGDVLEISWESEDHVTRFPLAWLEAYKTPQRRPDPADLPRRAWYGDHYPNVPRFSQPELLADPALRAKWIEALLVEGFVILTDMPDSDEGLTKTAEMIGRVRPTFFGDYFDVRTHINPTNTAYTASALELHTDTPAEEHAPGVQFLHCRANTVEGGNSLYADGVAVANDFRARDPEGFKVLSETPVPFFCEHDTYDMRSRQTIIELDQHGEVSGLTISQHMLDISDLDQELLDSWYPAFCRFGKMLQEEKYMMTFLMKAGECMVFDNHRIVHGRAAYTAESGDRYLRGTYTDRAEMRSTYRALVSEGRFK; encoded by the coding sequence ATGAATGTCATGACCTCCCCCGCTGCCGATCCGGTCCTAAGGGACAAGGGTCTGGAGCTTCTTCTCTCCGACGGGAAAGCTCATTACTTCAACTATCACTGGCTGCGCGACAACTGCCCCAGCTCGTTCAACAGCTCCACGCGCGAGCGCAGCTTCGACATCTTCCACCTCGATACCGCGCCCAAGGCGAAGACCGCCGAGGTGACCGGCGACGTTCTGGAAATTTCGTGGGAAAGCGAAGACCACGTGACGCGATTCCCGCTGGCGTGGCTCGAGGCTTACAAGACCCCGCAGCGCCGCCCCGATCCCGCCGACCTGCCGCGCAGGGCGTGGTACGGCGACCATTACCCGAACGTGCCGCGCTTCAGCCAGCCCGAGCTGCTGGCGGACCCCGCATTGCGGGCGAAGTGGATCGAGGCGCTGCTGGTCGAGGGCTTCGTGATCCTCACCGACATGCCCGACAGCGACGAAGGTCTTACCAAGACCGCCGAGATGATCGGGCGTGTCCGCCCGACCTTCTTCGGCGACTACTTCGACGTGAGGACCCACATCAACCCGACCAACACGGCCTACACCGCATCGGCGCTGGAACTGCACACCGACACGCCCGCCGAGGAGCACGCGCCGGGCGTTCAGTTCCTGCATTGCCGCGCCAACACGGTGGAAGGCGGCAACAGCCTCTACGCGGATGGCGTGGCCGTTGCCAACGACTTCCGGGCGCGCGATCCCGAAGGGTTCAAGGTGCTCTCGGAGACCCCGGTGCCGTTCTTTTGCGAACACGACACCTACGACATGCGCTCGCGCCAGACGATCATCGAGCTGGACCAGCACGGTGAGGTCTCGGGCCTGACCATCAGTCAGCACATGCTGGACATCTCGGACCTGGATCAGGAACTTCTGGACAGCTGGTACCCGGCTTTCTGCCGCTTCGGGAAGATGCTGCAGGAAGAGAAGTACATGATGACCTTCCTGATGAAGGCTGGCGAATGCATGGTCTTCGACAACCACCGCATCGTACACGGCCGCGCAGCCTACACGGCCGAAAGCGGCGACCGCTACCTGCGCGGCACCTACACGGACCGAGCCGAGATGCGGTCCACCTACCGTGCGCTGGTGAGCGAGGGGCGTTTCAAATGA
- a CDS encoding class II aldolase/adducin family protein yields the protein MKDLTQTTGSVGETDALRQDLSAAFRICHQMGWSESVGNHFSAAVSEHEFLLNPCWQHFATIRPEDLLRIDVRDGRVVEGEGTPDASAWCVHGTLHRKKPEARVILHAHSPYATALACLKDPTIVPIDNNTARFYGRTSYDLDFGGIADAEEEGERLADSLGDNSVLVMGNHGVTVTGETVAAAFEDLYFFEKAAQTLILARSTGAPLSVLSDAVAQNTVDGWRTYAGMAERHFDFLKSQLPAL from the coding sequence ATGAAAGACCTGACCCAGACGACCGGGAGCGTCGGGGAGACTGACGCTTTGCGCCAGGATCTCTCGGCGGCCTTCCGCATCTGCCACCAGATGGGCTGGAGCGAGTCGGTCGGCAACCATTTCAGCGCGGCCGTCAGCGAACACGAGTTTCTGCTGAATCCCTGCTGGCAGCACTTCGCGACGATCCGTCCCGAGGACCTTCTCCGGATCGATGTCCGTGACGGGCGGGTGGTCGAGGGGGAGGGTACGCCCGACGCGTCAGCCTGGTGCGTGCATGGAACGCTGCACCGCAAGAAACCCGAAGCAAGGGTGATCCTGCACGCGCATTCGCCTTACGCAACGGCGCTGGCTTGCCTGAAGGACCCGACCATCGTGCCGATCGACAATAACACCGCACGATTCTACGGGCGCACGTCCTATGATCTCGACTTCGGCGGAATTGCCGATGCCGAGGAAGAGGGCGAGCGGCTGGCGGACTCGCTGGGCGACAACAGCGTGCTGGTGATGGGCAACCATGGCGTCACCGTGACGGGCGAGACCGTCGCGGCGGCCTTCGAGGATCTCTATTTCTTCGAGAAGGCGGCGCAGACGCTGATCCTGGCCCGGTCAACTGGCGCACCGTTGTCGGTGCTTTCGGATGCGGTGGCGCAGAACACCGTCGACGGCTGGCGGACCTATGCCGGAATGGCAGAACGGCATTTCGACTTTCTCAAGTCGCAACTCCCGGCGCTCTGA
- a CDS encoding LysR substrate-binding domain-containing protein, whose protein sequence is MPEWQNGISTFSSRNSRRSERSHAGPRRCIQRGHPRARPVIKRYPSIQALRAIESVARNGALWRAAAELNVTRSAISHQLRLLEADLGFKIVERTGNKSEITPRARAYAEDVRRALSMIATSTARVAQEGLTGSLTISATPGFADGWLCLHLGDFIAEHPDVVVTVLSSHKMADTTNPEIDTFITFGHEPRANLRTEPLFAVEFTPLCSPAYLSRFESFNDLRILQQATLLHITDFTDWEDWMALSGLPSEDARRGICYSDMNIVHTAVLAGEGIAIGDTVLWGKDLREGRLMRPFSASLHADTGYFVCTPKENIENPIVEEFHKWLKSRVEFSRLSSPRRV, encoded by the coding sequence ATGCCGGAATGGCAGAACGGCATTTCGACTTTCTCAAGTCGCAACTCCCGGCGCTCTGAGCGCTCGCATGCAGGCCCCCGCCGGTGTATCCAGCGGGGGCATCCACGCGCGAGGCCTGTCATCAAACGCTACCCCTCCATCCAGGCGCTGCGTGCCATCGAGAGTGTCGCCCGCAACGGTGCCCTCTGGCGTGCCGCTGCCGAGCTGAACGTTACGCGCAGCGCGATCAGCCACCAGTTGCGGCTGCTCGAGGCCGATCTCGGTTTCAAAATTGTCGAACGCACCGGCAACAAATCCGAAATCACGCCCCGCGCCCGTGCTTATGCCGAGGACGTGCGCCGTGCGCTCAGCATGATCGCCACCTCCACCGCGCGGGTGGCGCAGGAGGGTTTGACCGGCTCGCTGACGATCAGCGCCACACCCGGCTTTGCCGATGGCTGGCTGTGTCTGCATCTGGGCGATTTCATCGCCGAGCATCCCGACGTGGTGGTGACCGTGCTGAGCTCACACAAGATGGCCGACACCACCAATCCCGAGATCGACACCTTCATCACGTTCGGGCACGAGCCGCGCGCCAACCTCAGGACCGAGCCGCTCTTCGCGGTCGAGTTCACGCCACTGTGCAGCCCGGCCTATCTCAGCCGGTTCGAGAGTTTCAACGACCTGCGCATCTTGCAGCAAGCGACACTGTTGCACATCACCGATTTCACCGACTGGGAGGACTGGATGGCCCTCTCGGGGTTGCCGTCCGAGGATGCCCGGCGCGGCATCTGCTACTCGGACATGAACATCGTCCATACGGCGGTTCTAGCCGGGGAGGGGATCGCCATCGGCGATACGGTTCTCTGGGGAAAAGATCTGCGCGAAGGGCGTCTGATGCGACCTTTCTCGGCTTCTTTGCACGCAGACACCGGTTATTTCGTTTGCACACCCAAGGAAAATATCGAAAATCCCATTGTTGAAGAGTTTCATAAGTGGCTGAAATCAAGGGTAGAATTTAGCAGGCTCAGCTCCCCTCGCAGGGTGTGA
- a CDS encoding ABC transporter ATP-binding protein — protein MKSEAIVSDTTQIETRSVGKKFGKFHALRDVSLGVSEGEFLSLLGPSGSGKTTFLTLLGGYEPVTSGQLFLEGQDMTTWSANQRGFGMVFQGYALFPHLTVAENIAFPLRVQKRSKSHIANRVAQMVEMVGLDGHAHKKPKALSGGQQQRVALARALAYEPKVLLLDEPFSALDKNLRGQMQEELRRLHRELGTTFVFVTHDQEEALALSSRVAIFNEGELQQIGTPAEVYERPANRFTAEFLGDINILSLAGLSGAPIELPTNSGAFDTLAIRPEHMRLATDTDTNQLPVTMRDRVYLGSKSRLLLETRAGEELMLYFDNGPGVPPPDPGTELRVAWNTGDSFAI, from the coding sequence ATGAAGAGCGAGGCGATTGTGTCAGACACAACGCAGATCGAAACACGTTCGGTCGGAAAAAAATTCGGGAAGTTCCACGCTTTGCGAGATGTTTCCCTCGGGGTCTCGGAAGGCGAGTTTCTCTCCCTGCTCGGTCCATCGGGCTCGGGCAAGACCACCTTCCTCACACTGCTTGGCGGATACGAGCCGGTGACTTCGGGCCAGCTGTTTCTCGAAGGGCAGGACATGACCACCTGGTCGGCCAACCAGCGCGGTTTCGGCATGGTGTTCCAAGGCTATGCCCTGTTTCCGCATCTTACCGTGGCCGAGAACATTGCCTTCCCGCTGAGGGTGCAGAAGCGCAGCAAGTCGCATATTGCCAACCGCGTCGCGCAGATGGTCGAGATGGTCGGCCTAGACGGTCACGCCCACAAGAAGCCCAAGGCGCTTTCTGGCGGGCAGCAGCAGCGGGTCGCACTGGCCCGGGCGCTGGCCTACGAGCCCAAGGTGCTGCTGCTTGACGAGCCGTTCTCTGCCCTCGACAAGAACCTGCGCGGGCAGATGCAGGAAGAACTACGCCGCCTGCACCGCGAGCTGGGCACGACCTTCGTCTTCGTCACTCACGACCAGGAAGAGGCGCTGGCCCTGTCGTCCCGCGTGGCGATCTTCAACGAGGGTGAGCTGCAACAGATCGGCACACCGGCCGAGGTCTACGAGCGCCCCGCCAACCGCTTCACCGCGGAATTCCTCGGTGACATCAACATCCTGTCGCTTGCGGGTCTTTCCGGCGCGCCGATCGAGCTGCCAACCAATTCGGGTGCCTTCGACACGCTGGCGATCCGCCCCGAACACATGCGCCTTGCCACTGACACTGACACCAACCAGCTGCCGGTAACGATGCGCGACCGGGTCTATCTCGGCTCGAAATCTCGGCTGCTGCTGGAAACCCGGGCGGGTGAAGAGCTGATGCTCTATTTCGACAACGGCCCCGGAGTGCCGCCGCCCGATCCTGGCACCGAACTTCGTGTGGCATGGAACACCGGCGACAGCTTCGCCATCTGA